A section of the Gloeobacter violaceus PCC 7421 genome encodes:
- a CDS encoding alpha/beta fold hydrolase: MQQLVSVPAPFAPDAADIDHPQARWLLERIERVPVLCPSGSQSVATSFVRAGRADGPPVLLLHGFDSSLLEFFRLVPLLAAHRSTWAIDLLGFGFTERRPDLACSAAALKAHLWSFWLERIGEPVVLVGASMGGAAAIDFALTHPEAVAGLVLIDSVGFTCGPAVYRWLSPPFDGLALELWRAFKNRPAWGGEDDLQRAARRCCALHTTQPHWQEALLRFSHSGGYDFLAPRIGGVAHQTLILWGEADGVLGTADAERFRRAIARSSLRWLSGCGHTPHLEQPEHTARHILDFARDVRRR, from the coding sequence ATGCAGCAATTAGTTTCTGTCCCGGCGCCCTTTGCCCCGGACGCGGCGGATATCGATCATCCGCAGGCGCGCTGGTTGCTGGAGCGCATCGAGCGCGTCCCCGTCCTCTGCCCTTCCGGTTCCCAGTCCGTCGCCACCAGCTTCGTGCGCGCGGGCCGTGCAGACGGGCCGCCGGTGCTGCTGCTGCACGGTTTCGACAGTTCGCTGCTCGAATTTTTTCGGCTGGTGCCCTTGCTTGCCGCCCACCGCTCGACCTGGGCGATCGATCTGCTGGGCTTCGGCTTTACTGAAAGGCGGCCGGATCTTGCCTGCAGCGCCGCCGCCCTCAAGGCGCACCTGTGGTCCTTCTGGCTGGAGCGGATCGGCGAGCCGGTGGTGCTGGTGGGCGCTTCGATGGGCGGGGCTGCCGCTATCGATTTTGCGCTCACCCACCCCGAGGCCGTCGCCGGGCTGGTGCTCATCGACAGCGTCGGCTTCACCTGCGGCCCGGCGGTCTACCGATGGCTCTCGCCGCCCTTCGACGGCCTGGCGCTCGAACTGTGGCGGGCGTTTAAAAACCGGCCCGCCTGGGGGGGCGAGGACGACCTGCAGCGCGCCGCCCGGCGCTGCTGCGCCCTGCACACCACCCAGCCCCACTGGCAGGAGGCGCTGTTGCGCTTTTCCCACAGCGGCGGGTACGACTTTCTGGCGCCCCGCATCGGCGGGGTCGCCCACCAAACCTTGATTCTCTGGGGCGAAGCGGACGGCGTGCTCGGCACCGCCGACGCCGAACGTTTCCGGCGGGCCATCGCCCGCAGTTCCCTGCGCTGGCTTTCCGGGTGCGGACACACGCCCCACCTCGAACAACCCGAGCACACCGCCCGGCACATCCTGGACTTTGCCCGCGACGTCCGTCGCCGCTAG
- a CDS encoding CheR family methyltransferase, with amino-acid sequence MTDNFKPLSAAGLPARVAKLSTPAPRGEAAAEAIDEEEAGWNGFCLWLATVSNIDIFAYKSHQLHQRLVIRRQLAGVESWADYRRHLLDCPQAFARLRESLVTSVSSFFRDPEQWQVLESRVLPRLAGGGPLSAWSVGCAMGQEPYSLAVCLDGAGRLAGSKLVGSDCSAAAIEQARRGVYRSALEKTIPERLHPYAQAADGVYTLCEPLRRAVEFRCEDVFRRSFDGGWDLIFCRNVLIYLNEGAQRRLLRRLAHALRPGGVLFVGRSERVTQPEVLGLAVTTPYLYRRVAP; translated from the coding sequence ATGACGGACAATTTCAAGCCTCTTTCTGCTGCGGGCCTGCCGGCGCGTGTCGCCAAGCTCTCCACCCCCGCCCCACGGGGGGAGGCTGCGGCCGAAGCGATCGATGAAGAGGAGGCGGGGTGGAACGGTTTTTGCCTCTGGCTGGCAACCGTCTCCAACATCGATATTTTTGCTTACAAATCGCACCAGTTGCACCAGCGGTTGGTGATTCGCCGCCAGTTGGCCGGCGTGGAGAGTTGGGCGGATTACCGCCGCCATCTGCTCGATTGCCCGCAGGCTTTTGCCCGGTTGCGCGAGAGCCTGGTCACCTCGGTGAGCAGTTTCTTTCGCGATCCCGAGCAGTGGCAGGTTCTGGAGAGCAGGGTACTGCCGCGGTTGGCCGGAGGCGGGCCGCTGAGCGCCTGGTCGGTGGGCTGTGCGATGGGGCAAGAACCGTACTCGCTGGCCGTGTGCCTCGATGGGGCCGGGCGGCTTGCGGGCAGCAAGCTGGTGGGCAGCGACTGCAGCGCGGCGGCGATCGAGCAGGCGCGCCGGGGTGTCTACCGGTCGGCCCTCGAAAAAACGATTCCCGAGCGCCTGCATCCTTACGCGCAAGCGGCGGACGGTGTATATACGCTCTGTGAGCCCCTGCGCCGGGCGGTGGAGTTTCGCTGCGAGGATGTCTTTAGGCGGTCATTCGATGGCGGCTGGGATCTGATTTTTTGCCGCAACGTGTTGATTTACCTCAACGAGGGCGCCCAACGCCGCCTGTTGCGCCGGCTCGCCCACGCCCTGCGCCCCGGGGGCGTGCTCTTTGTCGGCCGCTCCGAGCGCGTGACGCAGCCGGAAGTGCTGGGTCTTGCGGTTACGACGCCGTATCTGTACCGGCGGGTGGCCCCATGA